The Sulfurimonas hydrogeniphila genome includes a window with the following:
- a CDS encoding deoxyguanosinetriphosphate triphosphohydrolase family protein, whose protein sequence is MKPYERFYKIEKDFRNPYARDRDRIIHSGSFRKLEYKTQVFLNHEGDFFRTRLTHSIEVSQIARSIASQLELNESLSESIALAHDLGHTPFGHVGGDTLDECLKADGFSNGFEHNFQSFRVVTKLEKRYKNFDGLNLTFATLEGILKHSYPYKKPFLPEIIDKQFDLNKHPTYEAMVVDRADEIAYMSHDIDDGVNSGLLTFEDLKESELACEILEKVALEGVGEENDEMFRYRFSSHLINHLVYSLLEYSKQKVAHCEETPIGFEKELETKIKKLKKLLFVKMYQHKNIVRKMYAGKQAVKGLYKGLMEEEKMLPQFYYKQLDIRSKHRVIADYIASMSDRYALNFHNEMYGKIN, encoded by the coding sequence TTGAAACCTTATGAACGATTTTATAAAATAGAAAAAGATTTTCGCAATCCTTATGCCCGTGACAGAGACAGAATCATTCACTCTGGATCATTTAGAAAACTTGAGTATAAAACACAGGTTTTTCTAAACCACGAGGGTGATTTTTTTCGTACACGTTTAACACACTCTATAGAAGTATCTCAGATTGCACGTTCCATAGCATCACAGCTTGAACTTAATGAATCACTCTCTGAATCAATTGCTCTTGCACATGATCTCGGACATACGCCTTTTGGACATGTAGGGGGAGATACTCTGGATGAGTGCTTAAAAGCTGACGGATTTTCTAACGGATTTGAGCATAATTTTCAATCATTTCGGGTTGTGACCAAACTTGAAAAACGGTATAAAAATTTTGACGGACTCAATCTTACTTTTGCAACACTTGAGGGAATTTTGAAGCACTCTTATCCCTACAAAAAGCCCTTTCTTCCAGAGATAATAGACAAACAGTTTGATTTAAACAAACATCCTACCTATGAGGCTATGGTTGTAGACCGTGCCGATGAAATTGCGTATATGAGCCATGACATAGATGACGGGGTAAACTCCGGACTGCTTACTTTTGAGGATCTCAAAGAGAGTGAACTTGCCTGTGAAATTCTTGAAAAGGTTGCTTTGGAAGGTGTAGGAGAAGAGAATGATGAAATGTTTCGCTACAGATTCAGTTCACATCTTATAAACCATCTGGTCTATTCTCTCCTTGAATACTCAAAGCAAAAAGTTGCGCATTGTGAAGAAACACCTATAGGTTTTGAAAAAGAGCTTGAAACAAAAATTAAAAAACTGAAGAAACTTCTTTTTGTCAAGATGTATCAGCATAAAAATATAGTTCGAAAAATGTATGCCGGGAAACAGGCAGTCAAAGGACTTTATAAAGGTCTGATGGAAGAAGAGAAAATGCTTCCGCAGTTTTATTATAAGCAGTTGGATATAAGAAGCAAACACAGGGTTATTGCAGATTATATTGCAAGCATGAGTGACAGGTATGCACTTAATTTTCATAATGAAATGTATGGAAAAATAAATTAA
- a CDS encoding PhnA domain-containing protein translates to MPRSEVCELCASSEDVTLLELPVSDGSEEQSVYVCVTCKEQIENDELDETHFNCLNDAMWSEVPAVKVLSYILWNRLGRGDMTDMMYLEEEEKKLADAAINAEANKVVFRDANGVELKAGDSIVILKDLDVKGAGFTAKRGTTVTRIALPHDMDDHVEGRVNGTKIYLKTEFIKKA, encoded by the coding sequence ATGCCAAGAAGTGAAGTATGTGAATTATGTGCCAGCAGTGAAGATGTGACTCTTTTAGAACTGCCTGTAAGTGATGGCAGTGAAGAACAAAGTGTGTATGTTTGTGTTACATGTAAAGAGCAGATAGAAAATGATGAACTTGATGAAACACATTTTAACTGTCTCAATGATGCTATGTGGAGTGAAGTGCCGGCTGTAAAAGTACTTTCGTATATATTATGGAACAGGCTTGGTCGCGGGGATATGACAGATATGATGTATCTTGAAGAAGAAGAGAAAAAACTTGCAGATGCGGCTATTAATGCAGAAGCAAACAAGGTAGTTTTTCGAGATGCAAACGGCGTTGAACTCAAGGCTGGTGACTCCATCGTTATATTAAAAGATTTAGATGTCAAGGGTGCGGGATTTACTGCAAAACGCGGAACAACTGTGACAAGAATTGCATTGCCGCATGATATGGATGACCATGTTGAAGGTCGGGTCAACGGAACAAAAATCTATCTAAAAACCGAATTTATTAAAAAAGCCTAA
- the rpsU gene encoding 30S ribosomal protein S21, with protein MPGIVLRPDDNFDAAYRRFKKQVDRNLIVTEARARRFHETETEKRKKFKIASRKKMLKRLYMMRRYESRL; from the coding sequence ATGCCTGGTATTGTACTACGTCCGGATGACAACTTTGATGCTGCTTACAGACGTTTCAAAAAACAAGTTGACCGTAACTTAATCGTTACAGAAGCTCGTGCTCGCCGTTTCCATGAAACAGAGACTGAAAAACGTAAAAAGTTCAAAATTGCTTCTCGTAAGAAAATGCTTAAACGTCTTTATATGATGAGACGTTACGAATCACGCCTGTAA